In Drosophila santomea strain STO CAGO 1482 chromosome 2L, Prin_Dsan_1.1, whole genome shotgun sequence, a single window of DNA contains:
- the LOC120451985 gene encoding solute carrier family 2, facilitated glucose transporter member 1 isoform X1, producing MAEGKQGWTCLLMLICVSITVGTVIPVGYAFGVVNAPYAFIRSWIVESALTRYSSRLGDSQVTIMMSAVVSIFLIGGMLGAPFAPIFSARLGRRGILTLSGLLLLVSCICQLFCRMANSIEMLLLGRLIAGLAAALIYATQPMYLVELAPSELSGSVGVFTCIGITGGIVLGQVFSFDFLLGTEKLWPYALSGSAIFVLIGLAPIFWFPESPRFLMSQGRREKARVTLMRLRRDEGRVNAEMAEIEVTSEAQGQGVTTKEVLCNSRLKMPLIIVCSFHFVQQMSGISAIWFYSIEIFTQSGFTAAVAMWLNFALGLLNFISALLGPWLMRSFNRRLMMTISCLFTAIFLTLLVVGLKLMLTIREFSFASIVFLTLYLITFNMGLGPIPYFIGSEIFETASRPSAMAFGSFFNWLGNFVLSMIFPTLNESIGPFVFLICVVFCTYGFLLTYRYLPETRNRDTKDVALLMENGFKSKIK from the exons ATGGCCGAGGGAAAACAGGGCTGGACGTGCCTTTTGATGCTCATATGTGTGAGCATCACCGTGGGCACCGTCATTCCCGTTGGGTATGCCTTCGGCGTGGTGAATGCTCCGTATGCC TTCATCAGGTCGTGGATAGTGGAATCGGCTCTAACGCGGTACTCATCGCGGCTGGGCGACTCCCAGGTGACCATAATGATGTCGGCCGTGGTCTCCATATTCTTGATAGGTGGTATGCTCGGCGCTCCGTTTGCACCGATCTTTAGTGCCCGACTAGGCCGTCGAGGAATTCTGACGCTCAGTGGATTGCTCTTGTTGGTGTCCTGCATCTGCCAGCTCTTCTGCCGAATGGCCAACTCCATcgagatgctgctgctggggcgACTGATCGCTGGACTGGCTGCCGCTCTGATCTACGCCACGCAGCCCATGTACTTGGTGGAGTTGGCTCCGTCAGAGCTAAGTGGCAGCGTAGGAGTCTTTACTTGCATCGGGATAACCGGCGGCATTGTTTTGGGCCAGGTCTTTAGCTTTGATTTCCTTCTCGGCACGGAGAAACTGTGGCCCTACGCGCTGTCCGGATCCGCCATTTTCGTATTGATCGGACTGGCGCCCATCTTCTGGTTCCCCGAGAGTCCGCGCTTCCTGATGTCCCAGGGCCGGAGGGAGAAGGCCAGGGTCACGCTGATGCGTCTGCGGCGGGATGAGGGACGTGTGAACGCGGAGATGGCGGAGATCGAGGTCACCTCCGAAGCTCAGGGTCAGGGGGTCACCACGAAGGAGGTGCTGTGTAATAGCAGGCTCAAGATGCCGCTGATCATCGTTTGCTCCTTCCACTTTGTCCAGCAGATGAGCGGCATTAGTGCG ATATGGTTTTACTCCATAGAGATCTTCACACAATCCGGATTCACTGCAGCAGTGGCCATGTGGCTCAACTTCGCCTTGGGACTTCTGAACTTCATATCCGCCCTCCTGGGACCGTGGTTAATGAGAAGCTTCAACAGACGCCTTATGATGACGATCTCCTGCCTCTTCACTGCCATCTTCCTGACCCTACTTGTCGTTGGCCTAAAACTAATG TTAACCATACGTGAGTTCTCATTCGCCAGCATCGTCTTTCTGACGCTGTACCTCATCACATTCAACATGGGTCTGGGGCCTATTCCCTACTTTATTGGCTCAG AAATCTTTGAGACGGCATCACGGCCCTCGGCGATGGCCTTTGGAAGCTTCTTCAACTGGCTTGGCAACTTCGTCCTTAGCATGATCTTCCCCACCCTAAACGAGTCGATTGGACCATTTGTATTCCTAATATGTGTGGTCTTTTGTACATATGGGTTCTTATTAACCTACCGATATCTTCCCGAGACGAGAAACCGCGATACCAAGGATGTCGCGTTGCTCATGGAGAACGGCTTCAAGTCCAAGATAAAGTAG
- the LOC120443680 gene encoding uncharacterized protein LOC120443680 yields MQRAPTKELIFKIQLLSGKNVLLVESPDYESELFMPQIVGGRITLQNIIPNRRCCPESRMLSDPVMGDMGSGTRIAKSPPRRSFAAANPPTPLAKSTPMNTSSLRSRAGKENAVPQLTPEGLRCRPFRLPSQGEMPMYELSCQERAPGSVASSKSMVSAYTNNSLSQTEMTSPVNLSKNVTYVHANESGRKIFTPLSISKTRISPVVLPNETYTEQNPQAIEVVHNKSKPKVAAVRTYSRKKAGTASKAKPTPVWSPLQKRKKNSSVSSTKVPSPTMKMEVRNRKLIVDTKKTLAAHDPSKLSSGPITMKKIIRKQVTGKTRKQFEALKVTAFDLLTNLCVGNISEDLAKQFQRACANRVCTTLPNYAEIAVVPPLEMDREVTAMIARQKRLERDSQRPRTAVG; encoded by the coding sequence ATGCAACGTGCACCAACAAAGGAGTTAATCTTCAAGATCCAGCTGCTGTCCGGCAAAAATGTTCTCCTAGTGGAGAGTCCTGACTACGAGAGCGAGCTTTTTATGCCGCAAATCGTTGGGGGGCGAATCACCTTGCAGAACATTATACCAAATCGCAGGTGCTGTCCAGAGAGCAGGATGCTGTCGGATCCCGTGATGGGCGACATGGGCTCAGGAACCAGGATTGCTAAGAGCCCTCCACGGCGCTCCTTTGCCGCTGCCAATCCCCCAACCCCACTGGCCAAGAGCACACCGATGAATACTTCGTCTCTGAGATCTCGGGCTGGTAAGGAAAACGCCGTTCCGCAGCTTACGCCAGAGGGTTTGCGCTGCCGCCCCTTTCGGCTACCTTCACAGGGTGAGATGCCCATGTACGAATTGTCCTGCCAGGAGCGGGCACCTGGTAGCGTGGCATCCTCCAAGTCTATGGTGTCAGCTTACACAAATAATAGTCTCTCTCAGACTGAGATGACGTCGCCAGTGAATTTAAGCAAGAACGTCACCTATGTCCATGCTAACGAATCGGGCCGTAAAATATTTACGCCCTTAAGCATCTCTAAGACTAGAATCTCCCCGGTAGTCTTGCCAAATGAGACATACACCGAGCAGAACCCTCAAGCGATTGAAGTCGTCCACAACAAGAGTAAGCCGAAAGTGGCCGCCGTAAGGACATATTCTCGTAAAAAAGCGGGCACCGCCAGCAAAGCAAAGCCGACACCCGTGTGGTCTCCTCTTCAAAAGAGGAAAAAGAACTCGTCGGTATCATCCACCAAGGTGCCGTCTCCAACCATGAAGATGGAAGTGCGTAATCGCAAATTGATAGTTGACACCAAGAAGACGCTAGCTGCCCATGATCCTAGCAAATTGTCCTCGGGGCCTATTACAATGAAGAAAATCATAAGGAAGCAAGTGACGGGAAAGACACGAAAGCAATTTGAAGCCCTCAAAGTAACAGCCTTTGACTTATTAACCAATTTGTGTGTGGGCAATATTTCCGAGGATCTGGCCAAGCAATTCCAGAGAGCCTGTGCGAACAGGGTTTGCACTACCTTGCCCAATTACGCAGAGATCGCAGTTGTCCCACCGCTGGAAATGGATCGAGAGGTGACTGCGATGATTGCCAGGCAGAAGCGGTTGGAACGGGACAGCCAGAGACCAAGGACCGCAGTGGGTTAG
- the LOC120443897 gene encoding calcium permeable stress-gated cation channel 1, whose translation MVMAEYSNISYCQAVANRTSFFTTAYNGIPETLILNTIFWVLLILLFTTLRHQAGDFGRLALVNSNGSKKRWTEIFYSRATSVFDPQPSTSTQVSPRPSTTSQGIADSTPLSPIQPEEGFFGWIQVTLKLRKETILLHTGPDAVHYLSFQQHLMAVMALVTIVSLVIILPVNFLNGPKENPYDVNAFGRTTMANLSPDSPWLWVHTIITILYIPLVVLIMRRASGRNAFKKAATRTIMISNISSSDRNKTVVRNYMQELFPDVTIENVSIAYNISRLYVRNAEFERVHEARLYCEQHRNRDTLMAKPDMCSCKKENAYEYYQREERKLSGDVARLRASTMNEPLDIAFITVSTVQEAQNIVTHFTPGTYRQWHLVFAPSPDDLFWENLNVNKSHWYLKFFCVNAVLFLVLFFLSTPAMVVSLLNSRPWVKETEGKISPLVADFLPTLMLWTLSALMPVIVAISDKWMRHYTRSKQNYSIMTKCFGYLLMMIMILPSLGLTSAQALLEWGFTNQTDRWQCIFLPERGSFYVNYIITAAFIGTALELLRFPELIVYIWSLLKAKSKAETPYIRKAILIEFPFGTHYAWTTLVFTIAIVYSVACPLIMPFAMVYICLKHFVDRHNLYFAYGPSNMISRKGGKIHSTAVTMTKFSVVILVLVMAMICFFRGDDGMARFLLLIISLAITLTLFTFMSPIKRCAATRRPSIVEIAGPAPIYVPDVLKDNGVRTSSVRPSVAGFGGYGSDSVSEYDSSQYSVNSVEA comes from the exons ATGGTCATGGCGGAATACAGCAACATTTCCTACTGCCAAGCGGTGGCCAACCGCACTTCGTTCTTTACCACCGCCTACAATGGCATTCCGGAAACTCTAATACTCAACACTATTTTTTGGGTTCTCCTGATCCTTTTGTTCACGACTCTGCGACACCAGGCAGGTGACTTTGGACGTCTGGCGTTGGTCAACAGCAATGGCAGTAAAAAGCGCTGGACCGAGATTTTCTACTCGCGAGCCACCAGTGTTTTCGATCCCCAGCCGAGCACTTCGACGCAGGTGTCGCCAAGGCCAAGTACCACCTCCCAAGGAATTGCCGACTCCACGCCCTTATCCCCCATCCAGCCGGAGGAGGGCTTTTTTGGTTGGATACAGGTTACGCTGAAACTGCGCAAGGAGACCATTCTGCTGCATACTGGGCCGGATGCCGTGCACTACCTATCTTTTCAGCAGCATCTAATGGCTGTAATGGCATTGGTTACTATCGTCTCCCTGGTCATCATTCTGCCTGTCAACTTCCTAAACGGTCCCAAGGAAAATCCGTACGATGTGAATGCCTTCGGTCGCACCACAATGGCGAATCTATCGCCGGATTCGCCTTGGTTGTGGGTGCACACGATTATCACGATTCTGTACATTCCGCTGGTAGTGCTCATTATGCGGCGAGCTTCCGGACGAAATGCCTTCAAGAAGGCAGCCACCCGCACCATTATGATTTCAAACATATCCTCCAGCGATCGTAACAAGACTGTTGTACGAAACTATATGCAGGAGCTCTTTCCGGATGTCACCATCGAGAATGTGTCCATAGCATACAACATTTCACGACTCTATGTAAGAAACGCGGAGTTCGAGCGAGTTCACGAAGCACGATTGTACTGCGAGCAGCATAGGAATAGGGATACTCTTATG GCCAAACCAGACATGTGTTCCtgcaaaaaggaaaacgcCTACGAGTATTACCAGCGAGAGGAACGCAAGTTGTCCGGCGATGTTGCCCGTCTGCGTGCTTCCACCATGAATGAGCCCCTGGACATTGCGTTTATTACCGTGTCCACTGTGCAGGAGGCCCAGAACATTGTAACGCACTTTACACCGGGCACCTACCGTCAATGGCACTTGGTGTTCGCTCCGTCGCCTGATGATCTCTTTTGGGAGAACTTAAATGTGAATAAGAGTCACTGGTACTTAAAATTCTTCTGCGTGAATGCAGTGCTCTTCCTTGTCCTCTTCTTCCTTTCCACGCCGGCCATGGTGGTAAGCCTTCTAAACAGTCGACCATGGGTAAAGGAAACGGAGGGTAAGATATCGCCGCTCGTTGCCGACTTCCTGCCCACATTGATGCTTTGGACCCTATCGGCACTGATGCCCGTGATTGTTGCTATTTCGGACAAGTGGATGAGGCACTACACGCGCTCCAAGCAGAACTACTCAATCATGACGAAGTGCTTTGGCTATCTGCTTATGATGATCATGATTCTGCCTTCCCTTGGACTGACCTCGGCACAGGCGCTGCTAGAGTGGGGATTCACAAATCAGACGGATCGTTGGCAATGCATTTTCCTGCCTGAACGCGGCTCCTTCTATGTGAACTACATCATTACGGCTGCGTTTATAGGTACTGCGTTGGAGCTGCTACGCTTCCCGGAACTGATTGTCTACATCTGGTCACTGCTAAAGGCGAAATCGAAGGCCGAGACGCCGTACATTCGCAAGGCTATCCTAATCGAGTTTCCTTTTGGAACGCACTACGCTTGGACAACGCTCGTTTTCACCATAGCCATTGTGTATAGCGTAGCCTGCCCACTGATCATGCCCTTTGCCATGGTCTACATCTGCCTAAAACACTTCGTGGATCGCCACAACCTCTACTTTGCCTACGGTCCGTCAAACATGATATCTCGCAAGGGTGGTAAGATCCACTCCACGGCAGTTACGATGACCAAGTTCTCGGTCGTGATCCTGGTGCTGGTCATGGCCATGATATGCTTCTTCCGCGGCGATGACGGAATGGCTCGGTTTCTGCTGCTTATCATCAGCCTAGCTATCACCTTGACTTTGTTCACATTTATGTCACCAATTAAACGGTGTGCTGCCACGAGGCGCCCGAGCATTGTGGAAATTGCCGGACCGGCACCCATTTACGTGCCCGATGTGCTTAAAGATAATGGAGTAAGGACCAGCAGTGTCCGACCCTCTGTGGCAGGATTTGGGGGCTATGGCTCCGATAGCGTGTCCGAGTACGACAGCTCACAATACAGCGTCAACAGTGTTGAGGCGTAA
- the LOC120451985 gene encoding solute carrier family 2, facilitated glucose transporter member 1 isoform X2 has translation MAEGKQGWTCLLMLICVSITVGTVIPVGYAFGVVNAPYAFIRSWIVESALTRYSSRLGDSQVTIMMSAVVSIFLIGGMLGAPFAPIFSARLGRRGILTLSGLLLLVSCICQLFCRMANSIEMLLLGRLIAGLAAALIYATQPMYLVELAPSELSGSVGVFTCIGITGGIVLGQVFSFDFLLGTEKLWPYALSGSAIFVLIGLAPIFWFPESPRFLMSQGRREKARVTLMRLRRDEGRVNAEMAEIEVTSEAQGQGVTTKEVLCNSRLKMPLIIVCSFHFVQQMSGISAIWFYSIEIFTQSGFTAAVAMWLNFALGLLNFISALLGPWLMRSFNRRLMMTISCLFTAIFLTLLVVGLKLMLTIREFSFASIVFLTLYLITFNMGLGPIPYFIGSEIFETASRPSAMAFGSFFNHLYS, from the exons ATGGCCGAGGGAAAACAGGGCTGGACGTGCCTTTTGATGCTCATATGTGTGAGCATCACCGTGGGCACCGTCATTCCCGTTGGGTATGCCTTCGGCGTGGTGAATGCTCCGTATGCC TTCATCAGGTCGTGGATAGTGGAATCGGCTCTAACGCGGTACTCATCGCGGCTGGGCGACTCCCAGGTGACCATAATGATGTCGGCCGTGGTCTCCATATTCTTGATAGGTGGTATGCTCGGCGCTCCGTTTGCACCGATCTTTAGTGCCCGACTAGGCCGTCGAGGAATTCTGACGCTCAGTGGATTGCTCTTGTTGGTGTCCTGCATCTGCCAGCTCTTCTGCCGAATGGCCAACTCCATcgagatgctgctgctggggcgACTGATCGCTGGACTGGCTGCCGCTCTGATCTACGCCACGCAGCCCATGTACTTGGTGGAGTTGGCTCCGTCAGAGCTAAGTGGCAGCGTAGGAGTCTTTACTTGCATCGGGATAACCGGCGGCATTGTTTTGGGCCAGGTCTTTAGCTTTGATTTCCTTCTCGGCACGGAGAAACTGTGGCCCTACGCGCTGTCCGGATCCGCCATTTTCGTATTGATCGGACTGGCGCCCATCTTCTGGTTCCCCGAGAGTCCGCGCTTCCTGATGTCCCAGGGCCGGAGGGAGAAGGCCAGGGTCACGCTGATGCGTCTGCGGCGGGATGAGGGACGTGTGAACGCGGAGATGGCGGAGATCGAGGTCACCTCCGAAGCTCAGGGTCAGGGGGTCACCACGAAGGAGGTGCTGTGTAATAGCAGGCTCAAGATGCCGCTGATCATCGTTTGCTCCTTCCACTTTGTCCAGCAGATGAGCGGCATTAGTGCG ATATGGTTTTACTCCATAGAGATCTTCACACAATCCGGATTCACTGCAGCAGTGGCCATGTGGCTCAACTTCGCCTTGGGACTTCTGAACTTCATATCCGCCCTCCTGGGACCGTGGTTAATGAGAAGCTTCAACAGACGCCTTATGATGACGATCTCCTGCCTCTTCACTGCCATCTTCCTGACCCTACTTGTCGTTGGCCTAAAACTAATG TTAACCATACGTGAGTTCTCATTCGCCAGCATCGTCTTTCTGACGCTGTACCTCATCACATTCAACATGGGTCTGGGGCCTATTCCCTACTTTATTGGCTCAG AAATCTTTGAGACGGCATCACGGCCCTCGGCGATGGCCTTTGGAAGCTTCTTCA ACCATTTGTATTCCTAA
- the LOC120457986 gene encoding potassium channel subfamily K member 16 has product MSSRRSSFRRKEKPAFERFKDHCRHFTAFMFSNVGIILLVTFYIIGGAFIFQSIEIFEYERLKSEKPHRFIARNFSGECLSRIWELTAENISFFDHHAYRRRVNDVLLDYQRAIVKKQLKGPDVEQWSFSGAFLYSLTVITTIGYGNITPHSEWGKLVTILYAIIGMPLFLLYLSNIGDVLAKSFKWIYSKVCLCRICPGVAKRRIIRERRKMRQLARALQMHDMENARGSSSYTSTSSNTSSNSSSSEYTRSSRQSSSLMDIPYTESDSDIEREIRGSTDEITVPVTVCVFVMVGYILWGALLFGRWEDWNYLDGSYFCLISLSSIGFGDLVPGDRVITADKDKVEVSFILCAIYLLLGMAVIAMCFNLMQEQVVHNIRAIKRAFKACFRCRTS; this is encoded by the exons ATGTCCTCCCGACGCAGCTCCTTTCGCCGGAAGGAGAAGCCGGCCTTCGAGCGCTTCAAGGACCACTGCCGCCACTTCACGGCTTTCATGTTCAGCAACGTGGGCATCATTCTACTGGTCACATTTTATATTATCGGCGGAGCGTTCATATTCCAGAGCATCGAGATATTCGAGTACGAGCGGCTCAAGTCGGAGAAACCGCACCGCTTCATAGCCCGGAACTTTAGCGGCGAATGCCTCAGCCGCATATGGGAGCTGACGGCGGAGAACATCAGCTTCTTCGACCACCACGCCTACAGGAGACG GGTCAACGATGTACTTCTGGATTATCAGAGGGCCATAGTGAAGAAGCAGCTCAAGGGACCCGACGTGGAGCAGTGGAGCTTCTCCGGAGCCTTTCTCTACTCTCTAACGGTGATCACGACGATCGGATACGGGAACATTACACCGCACTCTGAGTGGGGAAAGCTGGTGACCATTCTGTATGCAATAATTGGCATGCCGCTGTTCCTGCTTTACCTGTCCAACATAGGCGACGTCCTGGCCAAGTCCTTTAAGTGGATTTACTCAAAGGTGTGCTTGTGCCGCATCTGCCCCGGCGTGGCCAAGCGCCGGATAATTCGCGAGAGACGAAAGATGCGCCAGTTGGCCAGAGCG CTCCAGATGCACGACATGGAGAATGCCCGGGGAAGCAGCAGCTACACTAGCACCAGCAGTAACACCTCatccaacagcagcagtagtgAATACACCAGGAGTTCCCGACAGAGTTCCAGCCTCATGGATATTCCGTACACCGAGTCCGACTCGGATATCGAGCGCGAAATACGAGGCAGCACGGATGAGATTACAGTGCCAGTCACTGTGTGCGTCTTCGTTATGGTCGG GTATATCCTCTGGGGTGCGCTGCTCTTCGGTCGTTGGGAGGACTGGAACTATCTGGATGGAAGCTACTTCTGCCTCATATCGCTCAGCAGCATTGGATTTGGAGATCTGGTGCCAGGCGATCGTGTG ATAACCGCCGACAAAGATAAGGTGGAGGTCAGCTTCATTCTCTGCGCCATATATCTGCTGCTCGGGATGGCCGTGATTGCCATGTGCTTCAATCTGATGCAG GAACAGGTCGTTCACAACATTCGGGCGATCAAGAGGGCATTCAAGGCCTGCTTCCGGTGCCGCACCTCTTAG
- the LOC120451389 gene encoding solute carrier family 2, facilitated glucose transporter member 5 isoform X2: MVVHVTPPKVNGWTPLLMLICLTVTLGTTIPVGYFFGVLNAPAEIIKKWCQDILATEYDTIVTAGQLDILWTSIVSIYLIGGICGSCFSAVLSDKYGRKGCLVISSILLVVSGILFTWCRAAKSLEMIMTGRFLGGIASALIFTAQPMYLLESAPSELSGSVGVFTCIGVTGGILLAQVVTLSHLLGSERLWPYALSFYCLFVVASLLLLWWFPESPRWLYLHKRDSAASEKALFRLRGRNAEEEVHQELLEMKATFEAKSSSEASSLCSVLRNRELWLPLLLVCSFQATQQLSGINAIFFYSLSILTNAGFSDGAAIWLNLGIGGFNLCTSLLGPLLIRRFSRRPLMMISCSMCALALLAMSLGLFFLERSESTVLTYFCAAFILTFILGFQLGLGPIAYFIGSELLEDSPRPVAMSMGSLFSWIGNFLVGMCFPLLQSVWSSFAFIPCMCVCLYCLLLTWRYLPETRGREPKDVKQLMSHGFSSKRN, encoded by the exons ATGGTTGTT CACGTGACTCCGCCAAAAGTCAATGGCTGGACCCCACTTCTTATGCTCATCTGTCTGACCGTGACGCTGGGCACCACCATTCCAGTAGGCTATTTCTTCGGGGTTCTCAATGCACCGGCCGAGATTATTAAGAAGTGGTGCCAGGACATACTGGCGACCGAATACGACACCATTGTCACTGCCGGCCAACTAGATATCCTATGGACCAGCATTGTGTCCATCTACCTGATTGGAGGCATCTGCGGATCTTGCTTCAGCGCTGTGCTTAGCGATAAATACGGCCG TAAGGGATGCCTCGTGATCAGTAGCATCCTTCTCGTTGTTTCCGGCATCCTGTTCACCTGGTGTCGTGCTGCCAAATCCCTGGAAATGATTATGACTGGCCGCTTCCTAGGCGGCATCGCCTCCGCTCTGATCTTTACCGCTCAGCCCATGTATCTGCTGGAGTCCGCTCCATCGGAGCTCAGTGGCAGCGTCGGAGTGTTTACTTGCATTGGTGTAACTGGTGGTATCCTGCTCGCCCAGGTGGTCACTCTTTCCCACTTGTTGGGGAGCGAACGGCTGTGGCCCTATGCCTTGAGCTTCTACTGCCTATTCGTTGTAGCATCGCTGCTGCTTCTTTGGTGGTTTCCGGAAAGTCCGCGATGGCTCTACTTGCACAAGCGGGATTCGGCCGCCAGTGAGAAAGCTCTGTTCCGTTTGCGTGGAAGAAATGCAGAGGAGGAAGTGCATCAGGAACTGCTTGAAATGAAGGCCACTTTCGAAGCCAAGTCCAGCTCCGAAGCTAGTTCTTTGTGCTCGGTATTAAGGAATAGGGAGCTGTGGCTACCACTCCTGCTAGTCTGTTCCTTCCAGGCCACCCAACAACTTAGTGGTATCAATGCC ATATTCTTCTACTCGCTCTCCATTTTAACTAATGCTGGTTTCTCCGACGGGGCAGCCATTTGGTTAAATCTGGGAATCGGAGGCTTCAATCTTTGCACCTCCCTTCTGGGACCACTTCTAATTCGCAGGTTTTCGCGTCGTCCTCTGATGATGATTTCCTGCTCCATGTGTGCTCTGGCCCTGCTTGCCATGTCCTTGGGGCTATTCTTCTTGGAGAGATCAGAGAGCACGGTTCTCACCTACTTTTGTGCCGCCTTCATTCTAACATTTATCCTGGGTTTCCAGCTGGGACTAGGCCCAATCGCTTACTTCATAGGCTCAG AGCTCCTCGAGGATTCACCTCGTCCTGTGGCCATGTCAATGGGCAGTCTTTTCTCGTGGATCGGAAACTTCCTCGTGGGCATGTGTTTTCCCTTGCTGCAGAGTGTCTGGAGCTCCTTTGCCTTCATTCCGTGTATGTGCGTGTGCCTCTACTGCCTTCTGCTCACCTGGCGTTACCTGCCAGAGACACGTGGCCGGGAGCCGAAGGATGTCAAGCAGCTTATGAGCCATGGGTTTTCCTCCAAACGGAACTGA
- the LOC120451389 gene encoding solute carrier family 2, facilitated glucose transporter member 5 isoform X1: MVVVMHVTPPKVNGWTPLLMLICLTVTLGTTIPVGYFFGVLNAPAEIIKKWCQDILATEYDTIVTAGQLDILWTSIVSIYLIGGICGSCFSAVLSDKYGRKGCLVISSILLVVSGILFTWCRAAKSLEMIMTGRFLGGIASALIFTAQPMYLLESAPSELSGSVGVFTCIGVTGGILLAQVVTLSHLLGSERLWPYALSFYCLFVVASLLLLWWFPESPRWLYLHKRDSAASEKALFRLRGRNAEEEVHQELLEMKATFEAKSSSEASSLCSVLRNRELWLPLLLVCSFQATQQLSGINAIFFYSLSILTNAGFSDGAAIWLNLGIGGFNLCTSLLGPLLIRRFSRRPLMMISCSMCALALLAMSLGLFFLERSESTVLTYFCAAFILTFILGFQLGLGPIAYFIGSELLEDSPRPVAMSMGSLFSWIGNFLVGMCFPLLQSVWSSFAFIPCMCVCLYCLLLTWRYLPETRGREPKDVKQLMSHGFSSKRN; the protein is encoded by the exons ATGGTTGTTGTAATG CACGTGACTCCGCCAAAAGTCAATGGCTGGACCCCACTTCTTATGCTCATCTGTCTGACCGTGACGCTGGGCACCACCATTCCAGTAGGCTATTTCTTCGGGGTTCTCAATGCACCGGCCGAGATTATTAAGAAGTGGTGCCAGGACATACTGGCGACCGAATACGACACCATTGTCACTGCCGGCCAACTAGATATCCTATGGACCAGCATTGTGTCCATCTACCTGATTGGAGGCATCTGCGGATCTTGCTTCAGCGCTGTGCTTAGCGATAAATACGGCCG TAAGGGATGCCTCGTGATCAGTAGCATCCTTCTCGTTGTTTCCGGCATCCTGTTCACCTGGTGTCGTGCTGCCAAATCCCTGGAAATGATTATGACTGGCCGCTTCCTAGGCGGCATCGCCTCCGCTCTGATCTTTACCGCTCAGCCCATGTATCTGCTGGAGTCCGCTCCATCGGAGCTCAGTGGCAGCGTCGGAGTGTTTACTTGCATTGGTGTAACTGGTGGTATCCTGCTCGCCCAGGTGGTCACTCTTTCCCACTTGTTGGGGAGCGAACGGCTGTGGCCCTATGCCTTGAGCTTCTACTGCCTATTCGTTGTAGCATCGCTGCTGCTTCTTTGGTGGTTTCCGGAAAGTCCGCGATGGCTCTACTTGCACAAGCGGGATTCGGCCGCCAGTGAGAAAGCTCTGTTCCGTTTGCGTGGAAGAAATGCAGAGGAGGAAGTGCATCAGGAACTGCTTGAAATGAAGGCCACTTTCGAAGCCAAGTCCAGCTCCGAAGCTAGTTCTTTGTGCTCGGTATTAAGGAATAGGGAGCTGTGGCTACCACTCCTGCTAGTCTGTTCCTTCCAGGCCACCCAACAACTTAGTGGTATCAATGCC ATATTCTTCTACTCGCTCTCCATTTTAACTAATGCTGGTTTCTCCGACGGGGCAGCCATTTGGTTAAATCTGGGAATCGGAGGCTTCAATCTTTGCACCTCCCTTCTGGGACCACTTCTAATTCGCAGGTTTTCGCGTCGTCCTCTGATGATGATTTCCTGCTCCATGTGTGCTCTGGCCCTGCTTGCCATGTCCTTGGGGCTATTCTTCTTGGAGAGATCAGAGAGCACGGTTCTCACCTACTTTTGTGCCGCCTTCATTCTAACATTTATCCTGGGTTTCCAGCTGGGACTAGGCCCAATCGCTTACTTCATAGGCTCAG AGCTCCTCGAGGATTCACCTCGTCCTGTGGCCATGTCAATGGGCAGTCTTTTCTCGTGGATCGGAAACTTCCTCGTGGGCATGTGTTTTCCCTTGCTGCAGAGTGTCTGGAGCTCCTTTGCCTTCATTCCGTGTATGTGCGTGTGCCTCTACTGCCTTCTGCTCACCTGGCGTTACCTGCCAGAGACACGTGGCCGGGAGCCGAAGGATGTCAAGCAGCTTATGAGCCATGGGTTTTCCTCCAAACGGAACTGA